The following is a genomic window from Candidatus Moraniibacteriota bacterium.
CCATTTGGTCGGAACACCCTGGAGTGTTTTTTCACTTACCAGAACGCCAACCATAAGTTTTCGGTAGGAATTCTCCGGAAAAACATCCAGCACCTGATTAACTTCCTCTCGTGATACAAATCCTGTTATGCCGATGTATGGTACATTCACGACCGCAACCCTCTTTTGTTGGGAAACAACTGTAGTATGTCCACATTGGGACGGTTAATTGTCCTACAACTTCAAATATTTTGCAAGAACCAAAACCCTCTCAATACCCCGTCGGTGGTTTTACTTTCTTTCCCAGAAGAGACAGATCCAGTGTCTCAATTTGAGACATGATATCATCGACTTCCCGCAGGAAACCTTCTAGAGACACGTCCGTTGCCCGAAGAATATCGTGGATATATTTCTCCGTTTTCTCAAAATCATTCTTGAACCTCGTATTGATATCCTTCCACGCGATATCCTTCAGTGCCTCCGCATACCGAGTATCGAATGACACAGCACCAATACTCATCAAAAAAGCAATTGCCGGATACCCAAGATACCCTCGCCAATACGAGCCATTGTCATTCGCCATGATCGCTCGCGCACCGGCATCGTACTTTACGACATAAAACTTTCCACGACTCGACGAATACACCCGAGACTCATTCTTGCCAATCAACTCAATACGCCCATCCGCAACACACCCGAGCGCCTCATAGATTTTTATCTTCGGTGGCAATTTCCATTTCATGGTCACATAATACTCCCCTAAAAGAGAAAAGGCGAGATATTCTGAAATACCTCGCCTTTCACAAAATTCTCGTCCGCTGGAAATTTTCTAGAAACACTGTTTCCTTTCGTCTTCCCTCCTTATTCTTTGTGCCGAATATCCAAGGAGCTTTCCAATACCAAAATAGCGCTTTCTTCCGGAGTCTTCCCTTGGTCGATGTAGACATCATACAACCCTTGCGCAGCCGGATTTTGCGGAAGAAATTCCTTCATTCGTTCCGCCGGAGGAAATGCGTCAGCCTCGAACCATTCGGTCTGCCCGGTCTTCTGGTTAGACCATGCCACATACCCAACCGCACGCGCAGATATATACATTATATACATGCGTTCGCCTTGCTGAAGCACAGAATTATTATTGTCACTCAATATCTGAATATCTTGAATGACAATATCCGGATAACGTTCTTTGCAAGATACAGATACAGAGCCACTCCCGATAGCCCACTTACACCCGCTAGAGGTCATTTTCCAAACTAAACCCACACCTAGCAACAAAACCATGGACACAACTACAGCTATCCCCGATTTTTTAAGAGTACTCATTTCACTCTCCAATCCAAAGCAACGTCAAGGAATCTTGACTCGACATAGTAGCACGTATCCACTATACAGTCAAGTTCATCAGCAAGAAATCAAAAAATCCGTCTTCCCGAAAGAAACCCCCGTTCAGAACAAAAACGAACGCAAAAAGCGTTCGTTTTCTCAAGATGCAATCCTCTGCGGTCAATCCAACGTCTCAAGATGCTGATTTCTTCCGCTCGCCGAAGCGAGAGAAGAAAACGACCATATGTGTGATTTCCCTGTCTTGCGACAAAGAAATGTTCACCATTACTCCCTAGAAAGGAGGTGATTCATCCACAGCTTCCGCTACGGATGCCTTGTTACGACTTCACCCTTATTACCAACCCCACCGTCGTCCCCGATATGACACGGGGCCTTCTGGTATTGCCGGCTCTCTTGGTGTGACGGGCGGTGAGTACAAGATCCGAGAACGTATTCACCGTGACTTGGCTGATTCACGATTACTAGTGATTCCGGCTTCATGGAGTCGAGTTGCAGACTCCAATCCGAACTGGGACCGGTTTTTTGGGATTAGCTCCGTCTCGCGACTTGGCAACCCTTTATACCGGCCATTGTAGCACGTGTGTCGCCCAGGGTGTCAAAGGGCCATGCTGATCTGACGTCATCCCCTCCTTCCTCCCAGCTCGCAATGCAAAAAATTGGGAGGGAATTTAAGTACAACTGAAGATTGACAGCTTCGTTGTGCGATTGTTGTGTCTATAGGTCTCCAACCCATAACCCGGCAAGATGTCAATCCGAAATCTTCCGTAGTAAGATTGTCCACAACAAACCAAAAGAACGATGTCTCTTTCACTTAAATTCCCAAAAACTTTTACACTCCGAGCTGGGCGGTCTCGCGTGATACGTGTAACACGCGACAGGGGTTGCGCTCGTTTCCCGACTTAACGGAACATCTTACGACACGAGCTGACGACGACCATGCAGCACCTGGTCTAGCGGCCTCGAAGGACTTCTTATTTCTAAGATCTCCAGCTAGATTTCAAACCCTGGTGAGGTTCCTCGGTTATCGTCGAATTAAACCACATGCTCCACCACTTGTGCGGATCCCCGTCTATTCCTTTGAGTTTTAAGCTTGCGCTCGTACTTCCCAGGCGGCACACTTAACGCGTTAGCTGCGGCACGGAAGGGGTCGATTCCTCCCATACCTAGTGTGCATCGTTTAGGGCGTGGACTACTGGGGTATCTAATCCCATTCGCTCCCCACGCTTTCGTGGCTCAGTGTCAGATCGGTGCCAACCAGCTGCCTTCGCCTTTGGTGTTCTTCACGATATCAACGCATTTCACTACTACACCGTGAATTCCACTGGTCTCTCACCGCCTCAAGTCGTGCCGTTTCAAATGCAGTTCTTCGATTGAGTCGAAGGATTTGACATCTGACTAACACGACCACCTACCCACTCTTTACGCCCAATAAATCCGGATAACGCTTGAGGTCTCTGTATTACCGCTACTGCTGGCACAGAGTTAGTAACCTCTTATTCTCCAGGTACCGTCATCGAAATTCTTTCCTGAAAAAAGTAGTTTACGACCCGAGGGCCTTCATCCTACACGCGGCATCGCTCGTTCAGGCTTTCGCCCATTGACGAATATTCTCGACTGCAGCCTCCCGTAGGAGTTTGGGCAGTGTCTCAGTCCCAATGTTGGGGGCCATGCTCTCACACCCCCTACCCGTCAGAGCCTTGGTAGGCTTTTACCCCACCAACTAGCTGATAGGACGCAGGCTGCTCCTCAAGCGATAAATCTTTACTCCGTAGAGCACATCGTGTATTAGCTTGTCTTTCGACAAATTATTCACGACTTAAGGGAACATTCCTACGTATTACTAACCCGTTTGCCGTGGGTCTAAACCCACTCGACTTGCATGCCTTATCCATGCCGCCAGCGTTCATCCTGAGCCAGGATCAAACTCTCAATAAAGATGTATACGAGAAATCATCGGAAAAACCAATGTTCATTGCCCATCTTACAGCAACAAAATAATCTCTCGAAGTTAGGCGAGACAATCGGATTTGTGGTGTCAACATCCATGTTGGCACTAAGAAGAACTTTTGTTGTCTATCTTTCAGACGGCACATTTTCCTTTATTTCCCTGCCCGAAAGATCTCTCTCCGAGAGAGGAATAGTGTTAGATCTCAATGGTCTGAGAGATTTTATAAGAAAATCCACTTTCCCGATCGGCATTCCTTCAAGCGCGTCGGCTATTTTCTCACAGAGCGCTACCTTTTCCTCGAAACTCAGCGGGAGGCTCCTCAAACAAAGAAAAAAACTGCTCAAACTCGATTCCCACCCATCATTACACATTTCACATCTCCTCAATTAAACACAACTAAAACCACAAATCCGATTGCCTCAACCCAATGCTTCCCTTCCCCTTACGAAGAAAAGAAGACTGATAGATCCGTATAACTATTGGATTGACCGCAAAAAATTGCAATCATACTTTCGCAAATTGTTAAGGGGCTTTGGCGATAAAAAAGAAAGCGGAAAGCTTTCTTCCTTCGCATGTGCAGTATAGAGGAACAAAAAGAGTTCTGTCAAGCATCCGTCATTTTCTTGAACATGCTTCAACAAACCCTCACCTTCCCAACCAGCAGGAAAACCAATATAATGCTTTAAATAAGCCATTATACTAACGTTTCCGCTTATTTACAAAGAGCAGGAAAAGAAGCGGCGCCGCCATCCATACCAGACGCGCCCATGAATCGGAAAAATAGCCATACACCGTCGGCGAAAGGAACCGGAGCGCAAAAGACGACGACACTAAGGAAAGCGCCATACTCAAAGCAAGACCCGTCCCCAGACAACCCATTACCAGAACGCGCGAGAAAAAGGTAGAGGTTGGATTGGATATGTGGATGTCAAGAATATAGTCCCCTACCATTACAAGTACCACAAGCAGCCCGAGAAACGCAATTGCTCGCCCCTCCGGAGCAAACGAAAGCCACGCTGCCGGAAGCGCCAAGACAAAAGCAAGCGCTACGTACGAAAACACTACGACGCTCAAGAGCCGCGTGCGCCCCAAGACAAACGATAGCGTAAGACTCCCGCCGACAAAGAGCAACACGAAAGAGATATCCCCCGCAAACTTCGCTGGTACAAACGATGAAAACGAAGCGAACACATTCATAGAGAAAAGTGAAACGAGTTGAATCCCTCACTACACACCCAAAGCGTACACCGCGCCACTTCCACGGTCAACGCTTGCGAGAAAAGCTTCGAATCAGTACCATGAGAGCATAATTTCATCCTCGTTTTTTCTATGAGTCCGATCCGTCGGCGTATATTCTTTTGGTCGCTTGCGATCACATTCCTCATCACCACTCCCATTCTCATTCTCTTTCTCATGGGGTATCGCTATAGTTTCGAGCGGGGTATCTTTATATATACCGGCTCCATCTCCATCCAAGCGAACCCCACACAGAATCTCGACATACAAATAGACGGAAAATCTGTGTCCGCAGACAGCAATCGCCTCAACAATTCCTACCATGTCGAAGGAATCCTTCCCGGAAAACATGCTGTCACCGTCTCTGCGCCCGGATTCAGTACCTGGTCCAAAGAAGTCACCATTCGAAGCGGCATCGCCACGGAATTTTGGAATGTACTCCTCGCTCGAACCGCCTACCCGCAAGAAACCCTTGCATCATTCGAAGGCGGAGAGGCATTCTTTCCGCTTCCGCAAAAAAATCTCATCGCGGTCATATCTGAAAGAGACCGGGAAACAACCGTCGTGATTCTCAACACGATAACCGGAGATCAACAGCAAATCTTTAGCACGACCGACTTCTTTCTTGACAAGGACACCCAGAGAAGCGCGCTCCGATGGTCGCCCAAGGACGCCACGTTCATACTTCTCTCCCTCCTCTCCCGAGAAACACACGAAGAGCATACTTTTCTCATTCGGACGGACATTCCGGCAACAACCGATATCAAAGATATTGTCGGGGTCCCACATCCACAGGAAGCGAAATGGAGCTCAAACGCAGCTATGATTTTCTTCCTTTCGGGAACAACACTCTTTACACTCCCCATAAACACACCCCTCAAAGAAACCGCGCTTTCGGAAAACATCGAATCATTTGACACTGTGGGCAACACTCTCATCACGCTTCAACCAAAAACCGGCATACTGTACCGATTCCCAAGCGGAAATCCCGCGGATAAACAGCAAATCACAACAACACCACCGGAAGGTTTTTCGCCGGAATACGAGGCGTCTTTTTCGCTCATCGCATACGATGAAACAAGAATAGCCCTTCTGAATCACGCAACGGGAGATCTGTTCCTCTTCAACGAGGGGCCAACGGGAGAGTGGTACAAAAGTCTCTCGAAGAACGCAAAAGGCGCGCAATTCTCCGATGATGGAAAGAAACTCCTCTATTGGACTGACTGGGAGATATTCGCATTCTTCACGCGGAAATGGGAGGTGCAACCTGTCCGCGAAGCAAATGATCGGATCGATATTGGAAGATTTTCAAGCGCCATACATGACGTTCAGTGGACCAAAGACTATGAACATGCCGTCTTCTTCTCCGGAAATGATATCAAAACCATTGAACTCGACGATCGAGGAAGTCGGGATACGCTGACCATCACCAGTCTACCCGACACGCCATTTCAACTGTCAAGCATCGGAACAAAAAACGAATTGCTCTTTCTCTTCCCCGACACCGCATCCAGCGCAACAACACTCACTTCGATCACTTTCCCGGAGCCAATCAGCTTCTTCGGATTCGGACAATAAACAACGGAAACGAAACGAATTAGCGAGTTTCGTCCTCAAGCGTAAGAAGTCCCGGGAGCGGATCGCCACTTAAGAATTCAAGCATAGCACCACCGCCCGTCGACACGAAAGAAATTTTCTGAAATAGTCCCGCTTCTTCAAGAGCAATGATCGTTTCTCCACCGCCAACAATCGAAAAAGCGCCGCTCTCAATAATGCTCGCGAGCGTCATATGTGTCCCCGCGGCATATTCGGGGTTCTCAAACTTTCCCAGAGGGCCATTCCAAACGACGGTTTTCGCCTTGAGTATCTCATCACGAAAGCGAAGAAGCGTCTTGCTACCGATATCCTGCCGCTCAGGAGCGTAGTCTTCCGGAAGGAGCACCTTGTCTGAGAATGATATATGTTCATCTTGCGCCTCACAGGCTACCTTTCCTGCCACAAGCACGCAGTCATATTTCTCTTCGAACATACGAATAATCGGCAGTTTTGTCTCTATCTTCGCGCCACCGATAATCGCCACCGCCGGGCGAATCGGCCGTTCTCGCGCATCGGTCAAGTGCTTCACTTCATCCAAGAGATGCAACCCGGCGAAGCTGGGAAGAAACTTCGTAACACCCGTCACACTTGCCTGGTCACGATGACAGACGCTAAAGGCATCATTCACAAAGACATCAAAGGGCGCGGCAAGCGCCTGCGCAAACGCCGGATCATTCGCTTCGTCACCCGGGAAGAACCGGACATTCTCCAAGAGGAGAATTTCGCCCTCAGCGAGATCTTCCAAACTTGATTCGACGCCATCGCCGATACAGCTCTCCGAGAAACGCACCGTGCGCGCCAATATTCGCTCCACATCATCCACAATATGTCGGACTGAAAATGAGTCATCCGGCTTCCCGTTCGGACGACCAAGATGCGTCGCAAGCGCCACCCTCGCTCCTTGCGACAATAGGTATTCGACCGTGTGATGCGCTGCCGCCACTTTGTATTTCTCCTTCACGTCTTGACTCTCATTCAACTCGACATTGCAATCCACTCGAACCAAAACCTTCTTACCCGCCACATTCGCATCCCGAACACTTCGAAGATTCATAAACGGAAAAGTTAGGAGTTACCAAATCGATATCAATAACACACAGAAAACGTAAATACCTGTCAATGATACCGCCCCATACCGAGGATAGCGACAATAGTACCGAGGACAGCGGTAATGACCGTGAATATCCAAGCGCGCATAACAACCTTCGGCTCAGGCCAACCAAGCGCTTCAAAATGATGATGCATCGGCGCCGCTAGAAAAATTTTCCGTTGAAAAAACTTTTTACTGAAAAGTTGGATCGCCGCACTTCCGGACTCGAGCACGTAGATAAATACGATGATAAAGAGTGCGAGCGCCGAATTCGTAAGCATAGCAACCACTCCAAGCGTAAGTCCCAACGACACGGCGCCGGTATCTCCCATAAAAAATCTCGCCGGGTAAATGTTAAACCACAGAAATGCCAAAAGCGCGCCGGAAATCGCCGAACAAAACGCCGCAAGATCCATTTTGTTTTGAAAAAATGCGATCAACGCAAAAGATCCGAATGCCATCAGAAGAATGCCTCCATTCAATCCATCGAGTCCATCGGTTTCATTGGATGAAATAGCCGCGAAAAGAATTATGAATATAAAAACCGGGATATACCACCACCCGATTGAGAAATCACCGACAGCAG
Proteins encoded in this region:
- a CDS encoding PEGA domain-containing protein, with product MSPIRRRIFFWSLAITFLITTPILILFLMGYRYSFERGIFIYTGSISIQANPTQNLDIQIDGKSVSADSNRLNNSYHVEGILPGKHAVTVSAPGFSTWSKEVTIRSGIATEFWNVLLARTAYPQETLASFEGGEAFFPLPQKNLIAVISERDRETTVVILNTITGDQQQIFSTTDFFLDKDTQRSALRWSPKDATFILLSLLSRETHEEHTFLIRTDIPATTDIKDIVGVPHPQEAKWSSNAAMIFFLSGTTLFTLPINTPLKETALSENIESFDTVGNTLITLQPKTGILYRFPSGNPADKQQITTTPPEGFSPEYEASFSLIAYDETRIALLNHATGDLFLFNEGPTGEWYKSLSKNAKGAQFSDDGKKLLYWTDWEIFAFFTRKWEVQPVREANDRIDIGRFSSAIHDVQWTKDYEHAVFFSGNDIKTIELDDRGSRDTLTITSLPDTPFQLSSIGTKNELLFLFPDTASSATTLTSITFPEPISFFGFGQ
- a CDS encoding phosphoglycerate kinase, which gives rise to MNLRSVRDANVAGKKVLVRVDCNVELNESQDVKEKYKVAAAHHTVEYLLSQGARVALATHLGRPNGKPDDSFSVRHIVDDVERILARTVRFSESCIGDGVESSLEDLAEGEILLLENVRFFPGDEANDPAFAQALAAPFDVFVNDAFSVCHRDQASVTGVTKFLPSFAGLHLLDEVKHLTDARERPIRPAVAIIGGAKIETKLPIIRMFEEKYDCVLVAGKVACEAQDEHISFSDKVLLPEDYAPERQDIGSKTLLRFRDEILKAKTVVWNGPLGKFENPEYAAGTHMTLASIIESGAFSIVGGGETIIALEEAGLFQKISFVSTGGGAMLEFLSGDPLPGLLTLEDETR